A DNA window from Nycticebus coucang isolate mNycCou1 chromosome 1, mNycCou1.pri, whole genome shotgun sequence contains the following coding sequences:
- the RASSF6 gene encoding ras association domain-containing protein 6 isoform X3: protein MTAMAQQYPAWVFINERTLITREQLNSLLKTYNIFYESQKNLHILYDQTEDGKLIVEGMLDIFWGVKRPIQLRIQDQKPIPAFTTLKSPDFFSSKGRMTRWGEFDDLYHIGELDRAQIPESETKNSQEDYLSYHGSTLKPHASDEPGSPLLYRTMSEATLVRKRMKSPVMDRKDRQNHRASINGHFYNHETSIFTPSFGSETKVRINSNMRTEEVIKQLLQKFKIENSPQDFALYLIFATGEQRRLKRTDIPLLQRLLQGPSKNNARIFLMDKDAEEISSDVAQYINFHFSLLESILQRLNEEEKREIQRTVTKFNTEKAVILKCLQSKQAVKTETTV from the exons ggagCAACTTAATTCTTTATTGAAGACCTATAACATTTTTTATGAGAGCCAGAAAAATCTGCATATTTTATATGATCAG ACTGAAGATGGCAAGCTAATTGTTGAAGGAATGTTGGACATTTTCTGGGGAGTAAAGCGACCTATACAGCTGAGAATACAAGACCAGAAGCCAATCCCTGCCTTCACTACTCTGAAGTCACCAGACTTCTTTTCCAGCAAAGG GAGAATGACACGCTGGGGGGAGTTTGATGATCTTTATCATATTGGTGAGCTGGACAGAGCCCAGATTCCAGAGTCTGAAACAAAAAATTCCCAAGAAG ACTATTTATCTTATCACGGCAGCACTCTGAAGCCACATGCAAGTGACGAGCCAGGGTCCCCGCTGCTCTACAGAACCATGAGTGAGGCCACACTGGTGAGAAAAAGGATGAAGTCTCCAGTGATGGACAGAAAGGACAGACAGAACCACAGGGCCTCTATTAATGGACACTTCTACAACCACGAA acatcAATTTTTACTCCCTCCTTTGGATCAGAAACTAAGGTCAGAATAAACAGTAACATGAGAACTGAAGAAGTGATAAAGCAGCTTCTCCAAAAATTCAAG ATTGAAAACAGTCCCCAGGATTTTGCTCTTTACCTTATTTTTGCAACGGGAG AACAGAGACGGCTAAAAAGGACAGACATCCCACTGCTGCAGAGGCTCCTGCAGGGACCATCCAAAAACAACGCCCGCATTTTCCTCATGGATAAAGATGCAGAAGAAATTAGCAGCGAC gtGGCTCAGTATATTAACTTTCATTTTTCCCTCTTGGAATCCATTCttcaaagattaaatgaagaagagaaaagagagattcAAAGAACAGTAACAAA GTTCAATACAGAAAAGGCTGTTATACTGAAATGTCTTCAGAGCAAACAGGCAGTGAAAACAGAAACTACAGTGTAG